In the Devosia sp. SL43 genome, one interval contains:
- a CDS encoding SecDF P1 head subdomain-containing protein translates to MRFLTRFIIACLMLLQPVLAADFELAVASAKATFDPISAQPSIEVTLTPEAAKVFGELTTDNVGNVIELRVDGELLTSPTVRSPILGGMLMITGELSQADAKAIAERLAEDGARIVLTPIPH, encoded by the coding sequence ATGCGCTTTCTCACTCGTTTTATCATCGCTTGCCTGATGCTTCTTCAGCCCGTGCTGGCGGCCGATTTCGAACTCGCCGTGGCGAGCGCGAAAGCCACGTTCGACCCGATCTCGGCTCAGCCAAGCATCGAGGTCACATTGACCCCGGAGGCGGCCAAGGTGTTTGGTGAGCTGACCACTGATAATGTCGGCAATGTCATCGAGCTGCGTGTCGATGGGGAACTGCTGACTTCCCCCACCGTGCGCAGCCCCATTCTGGGTGGCATGCTGATGATCACTGGCGAGCTGAGCCAGGCCGATGCCAAGGCCATCGCCGAGCGCCTCGCCGAAGACGGCGCCCGGATCGTGCTGACGCCGATCCCGCACTAG